The Astatotilapia calliptera chromosome 2, fAstCal1.2, whole genome shotgun sequence genome includes a window with the following:
- the lingo2 gene encoding leucine-rich repeat and immunoglobulin-like domain-containing nogo receptor-interacting protein 2 gives MVEFMSKVMPHTVISCWQPFLGLALVAVFVGSTLGCPSRCECSAQSKAVVCHRKRMPTIPDGIPTETRILDLSKNKLTMINPDDFFAFPGLEELDLSGNIISYVEPGAFNGLFNMHSLSLKSNRIKLIPLGVFTGLANLTRLDISDNKIVILLDYMFQDLHNLRFLEVGDNDLVYISHRAFSGLLSLETLTLERCNLTVVPTEALSHLHNLVSLHLRYLSISTLHPYSFKKLFRLRHLEIDNWPSLDHVPANTLHGLNLTTLFITNTNLSTFPYLALKHLPYLTHLNLSYNRIRHIEAGMLMELVRLRELHIVGAQLTTIEQYAFQGLRGLRVLNISHNRLDTLEKGVFQSPEALAVLLIDNNPLVCDCRLMWILQKRHSIFFGDSQPECSTPEGIRGRPFKEFKETLLSYYVTCTKPKIRENKTQTVTVDEGQQAMLRCSADGTPRPIVSWLSPHRRVLTNSHSRVTIHKNGTLEIKAAEVQDSGEYLCLASNTAGNDTLKTSLAVKSLGSLYANRTQYYTDPSNATANGTTGVTLGFDLKTILVSTAMGCFTFLGVVLFCFLLLFVWSRGKGKHKNNIDVEHVPRSKSNGTNVDSAEGQAGPRRFNMKMM, from the coding sequence ATGGTCGAGTTTATGAGCAAAGTCATGCCGCACACGGTCATCTCATGCTGGCAGCCTTTCCTGGGATTGGCCCTCGTGGCGGTTTTTGTGGGTTCTACCCTGGGATGTCCCTCGCGATGCGAGTGTTCAGCACAAAGCAAGGCAGTTGTCTGTCACCGTAAGCGCATGCCCACCATCCCAGATGGCATCCCAACTGAAACAAGAATCCTGGACTTAAGTAAGAACAAGCTGACAATGATCAACCCCGATGACTTTTTTGCCTTCCCTGGGCTTGAGGAACTTGACCTCAGTGGAAATATTATCAGCTATGTTGAGCCTGGAGCATTCAATGGGTTGTTTAACATGCACTCGCTCAGCCTCAAAAGCAATCGAATCAAGCTTATTCCTCTGGGTGTCTTCACAGGCTTAGCCAATCTTACCCGACTGGATATAAGTGACAACAAGATTGTCATTCTCCTGGATTATATGTTCCAGGACTTGCACAATCTTAGGTTTTTGGAAGTGGGTGACAATGACCTGGTTTACATCTCTCACCGTGCATTCAGTGGACTTTTAAGCCTGGAGACACTAACCTTAGAAAGGTGCAACCTAACAGTTGTACCCACTGAGGCTCTTTCTCATCTGCACAACCTGGTCAGCCTGCATCTACGATACCTCAGCATTAGCACTTTACATCCATACTCATTCAAAAAGCTATTCCGATTGCGGCACTTAGAAATTGATAACTGGCCTTCACTAGACCATGTGCCAGCTAATACCCTGCATGGCCTCAACTTGACAACACTGTTTATAACCAACACCAACTTGTCCACCTTCCCTTACCTAGCCCTGAAGCATCTTCCCTATCTGACACATCTCAATctgtcctacaaccgcatcagGCACATTGAAGCGGGCATGCTGATGGAACTGGTTCGGCTGCGAGAGCTGCATATTGTTGGAGCTCAGCTGACCACCATTGAACAGTATGCATTCCAAGGTCTGCGGGGTCTCAGAGTTCTCAATATCTCACACAATCGACTGGATACATTGGAAAAGGGCgtttttcagtctcctgaggcTCTGGCGGTTCTTCTCATTGACAACAACCCCTTAGTGTGTGATTGCCGCCTCATGTGGATCCTGCAGAAGAGGCATTCCATCTTCTTTGGGGATTCACAGCCAGAATGCAGCACACCTGAGGGCATTCGTGGACGCCCTTTTAAGGAGTTTAAGGAGACTCTCCTGTCTTATTATGTTACATGTACCAAACCGAAAATTcgtgaaaataaaacacaaacagttaCTGTAGATGAGGGTCAGCAGGCTATGTTGCGTTGCAGTGCTGATGGGACACCAAGGCCAATTGTGTCTTGGTTGTCCCCACATCGCCGAGTGCTAACAAACAGCCATAGTAGAGTAACCATCCATAAAAATGGTACACTAGAAATCAAGGCAGCAGAAGTCCAAGACAGTGGAGAGTACCTTTGCCTTGCCTCCAACACTGCTGGAAATGACACCTTGAAGACATCATTGGCGGTGAAAAGTTTAGGATCACTGTATGCCAACAGGACCCAGTACTACACAGATCCCAGCAATGCCACTGCCAATGGAACGACTGGTGTGACCCTCGGTTTTGACCTTAAGACTATTTTAGTGTCAACAGCTATGGGTTGTTTCACATTCCTGGGAGTggtcttgttttgtttcctgcttctttttgtttggagcaggggaaaaggaaaacacaaaaacaatataGATGTTGAACATGTGCCACGATCAAAGTCTAACGGCACTAATGTTGACTCAGCAGAGGGACAAGCCGGTCCTCGTCGTTTTAACATGAAAATGATGTGA